A window from Anser cygnoides isolate HZ-2024a breed goose chromosome 1, Taihu_goose_T2T_genome, whole genome shotgun sequence encodes these proteins:
- the HTR1F gene encoding 5-hydroxytryptamine receptor 1F, with protein MDLINSTEQNSTSEELFKWVTSKILISITLSVLALMTTAINSLVMTAIIVTRKLHHPANYLICSLAVTDFLVAVLVMPFSIAYIVKETWIMGQVVCDIWLSVDITCCTCSILHLSAIALDRYRAITDAVEYARKRTPKHAGIMIAVVWIISIFISMPPLFWRHQTTSRDDECIIKHDHIVFTIYSTFGAFYIPLALILILYYKIYKAAKTFHRRSVSRIVREEVNGQVLLDTGERSTKLASMPSTTEKTSDPLMDCDKINITVRSPRSESKHEKSWKKQRISSTRERKAATTLGLILGAFVICWLPFFVKEVVVNTCERCHISEDMSNFLAWLGYINSLINPLIYTIFNEDFKKAFQKLVRCRQYF; from the coding sequence ATGGATTTAATAAActcaacagaacaaaacagtaCGTCAGAAGAACTATTCAAATGGGTGACATCCAAGATTCTCATTTCCATTACCTTGTCTGTACTTGCACTAATGACAACAGCCATCAATTCTCTTGTGATGACTGCAATAATTGTGACAAGAAAGCTCCACCACCCCGCCAACTATTTAATCTGCTCTCTTGCAGTGACTGATTTCCTTGTGGCAGTCCTAGTGATGCCCTTCAGCATTGCCTACATTGTAAAGGAGACGTGGATCATGGGGCAAGTGGTGTGTGACATTTGGCTGAGCGTGGATATTACATGCTGCACGTGTTCCATCTTGCATCTCTCTGCCATTGCTTTGGATCGGTACAGAGCAATCACGGATGCTGTGGAATATGCACGGAAAAGGACACCGAAGCATGCTGGCATCATGATTGCAGTGGTATGGATCATATCCATTTTTATCTCCATGCCGCCTTTGTTTTGGCGGCACCAGACAACCAGCAGGGATGATGAATGCATCATCAAACATGACCACATTGTTTTCACCATTTACTCTACGTTTGGCGCCTTCTATATCCCATTGGCCTTGATTCTAATCCTTTATTACAAGATATACAAGGcagcaaaaacatttcacagaagaaGCGTCAGCCGGATCGTCAGGGAGGAGGTAAATGGACAGGTCCTTTTGGACACAGGTGAAAGAAGCACCAAATTGGCTTCAATGCCCAGCACAACAGAGAAGACATCAGATCCACTGATGGACTGCGATAAAATCAATATCACCGTACGAAGCCCCAGGTCTGAATCTAAGCACGAGAAGTcctggaaaaaacagagaatCTCTAGCACAAGAGAGCGAAAGGCAGCAACTACTCTGGGTCTGATCCTGGGGGCATTTGTGATCTGCTGGCTCcctttttttgtaaaagaagTAGTTGTTAATACCTGTGAAAGATGTCACATCTCAGAAGACATGTCTAATTTCCTAGCATGGCTGGGATATATCAATTCCCTTATTAATCCTCTAATCTACACAATCTTTAATGAAGATTTCAAGAAAGCATTCCAGAAGCTTGTGCGGTGTAGGCAATATTTCTAA